A stretch of the Desulfobacter sp. genome encodes the following:
- the mce gene encoding methylmalonyl-CoA epimerase, with translation MKILKIDHLGIAVSSIDEKKNFWTDVLGLSLEGTETVEAQKVITAFLPVGESEVELLESTSDDGPVAKYIQKKGEGIQHVAFRVENIEQALAELKEKGIKLIDQEPRKGAGGAKIAFLHPKATSGVLVELCER, from the coding sequence ATGAAGATTTTGAAAATTGATCACCTTGGCATAGCCGTTTCCAGTATTGATGAAAAAAAGAATTTCTGGACAGATGTGCTTGGACTTTCCTTGGAGGGCACAGAGACCGTCGAGGCCCAGAAAGTGATCACGGCATTTTTACCTGTGGGAGAAAGTGAGGTGGAACTTTTGGAGTCTACTTCTGATGACGGCCCTGTGGCAAAGTATATCCAGAAAAAAGGGGAGGGGATCCAGCATGTCGCCTTCCGGGTCGAGAATATTGAACAGGCCCTGGCAGAACTCAAGGAAAAGGGCATCAAGCTCATAGACCAGGAACCGAGAAAAGGCGCCGGCGGCGCAAAAATCGCCTTTCTTCACCCCAAAGCAACATCCGGTGTCCTTGTGGAATTATGTGAAAGATAA
- the scpA gene encoding methylmalonyl-CoA mutase has translation MSQMSDIQKWEELAAKQLRGKPLDGLTQKTPEGIKVKPLYTAQDLESVEFKDNLPGFNPYVRGPMATMYAGRPWTIRQYAGFSTAKESNAFYRKNLAAGQKGLSVAFDLATHRGYDSDHPRVAGDVGKAGVAIDSVEDMKILFDQIPLDKMSVSMTMNGAVLPILAGYIVAAEEQGVSHDQLMGTIQNDILKEYLTRNTYIYPPGPSMRIISDIMGFCSQNMPKFNTISISGYHIMEAGADPVLQCAFTLADGLEYVRAALATGMDIDQFAPRLSFFFGIGMDFFMYIAMLRAARFLWAELMSQFNPENPKSSMLRTHCQTSGWSLTQQDPYNNVVRTALECLSAVLGGTQSLHTNSFDEAVGLPTELSARISRNTQILVQEESKICDVIDPLGGSYYVESITQNIVDEVRKILTEIEGLGGMAKAIESGMPKMRIEEAAARRQARIDKGEDVIVGVNKYQVEGETPIPVREVSEEVREEQVARLEQIKKTRDNKACQKALDDITAACENGNNLLAACLPAVRARATVGEISDAMEKVFSRFVATTQCISGVYAENADPQILASLRKRTDEFEEKTGRRPRILLSKMGQDGHDRGVKVIATAYADFGFDVDLGPMFQTPEEAAKMAVENDVHVVGVSSLAAGHKTLVPQVIAALKKEGASDIKVVVGGIIPPGDYDFLTQAGASEIFGPGTVVTDSANRTLKIIGA, from the coding sequence ATGTCTCAAATGTCTGATATTCAAAAATGGGAAGAACTTGCCGCAAAACAGCTTCGGGGAAAACCCCTTGACGGGCTGACCCAGAAAACGCCTGAAGGCATTAAGGTAAAACCCTTGTACACGGCCCAAGACCTTGAATCTGTTGAGTTTAAAGATAATCTGCCCGGGTTCAATCCCTATGTCCGGGGGCCCATGGCCACCATGTATGCGGGCCGTCCCTGGACCATCCGCCAATATGCAGGCTTTTCCACGGCCAAGGAATCCAACGCCTTTTACCGCAAAAATTTGGCCGCAGGTCAAAAGGGTCTTTCCGTGGCCTTTGACCTGGCCACCCACAGGGGGTATGACTCGGATCATCCCCGGGTGGCAGGAGATGTGGGCAAGGCCGGGGTTGCCATTGATTCCGTGGAAGACATGAAAATTTTGTTTGACCAGATCCCTTTGGACAAGATGTCGGTTTCCATGACCATGAACGGGGCCGTGCTGCCCATTCTGGCAGGCTATATTGTGGCGGCCGAAGAGCAGGGCGTCTCCCATGACCAGCTCATGGGCACCATTCAGAACGATATCCTCAAAGAATACCTGACCCGGAACACCTATATCTATCCGCCGGGTCCGTCCATGCGGATTATTTCGGATATCATGGGATTCTGCTCCCAGAATATGCCCAAATTCAATACCATTTCCATTTCCGGTTACCATATCATGGAGGCAGGAGCTGATCCTGTGCTTCAATGCGCCTTTACCCTGGCCGACGGACTGGAGTATGTCCGAGCCGCCCTTGCAACGGGTATGGATATTGACCAGTTTGCCCCGCGACTTTCTTTTTTCTTTGGGATCGGCATGGATTTTTTCATGTACATTGCCATGCTCAGGGCGGCCCGGTTTTTATGGGCTGAACTCATGTCCCAGTTTAATCCTGAAAATCCCAAATCCTCCATGCTCAGGACCCATTGCCAGACTTCGGGCTGGAGCCTGACCCAGCAGGATCCTTACAATAACGTTGTCAGAACGGCCCTTGAGTGTCTTTCCGCCGTTCTGGGCGGCACCCAGAGCCTGCACACCAACTCCTTTGACGAGGCCGTGGGCCTGCCCACGGAATTGTCCGCCCGGATTTCCAGAAACACCCAGATTCTGGTTCAGGAAGAATCCAAGATCTGTGATGTGATTGATCCTTTGGGCGGGTCCTATTATGTGGAATCCATTACCCAGAACATCGTGGACGAGGTCCGCAAGATCCTCACGGAGATAGAGGGGCTGGGCGGCATGGCAAAGGCCATTGAATCGGGCATGCCCAAGATGCGCATCGAAGAGGCGGCTGCCCGCCGTCAGGCAAGGATCGACAAGGGTGAAGATGTGATCGTCGGGGTGAATAAATACCAGGTTGAAGGTGAAACGCCCATTCCGGTTCGTGAAGTCTCCGAAGAGGTCAGAGAAGAGCAGGTGGCACGGCTTGAACAGATTAAAAAGACCCGGGATAATAAAGCCTGTCAAAAGGCATTGGATGATATTACTGCGGCCTGTGAAAACGGGAATAATCTTTTGGCCGCCTGTCTGCCGGCCGTGCGTGCAAGGGCCACGGTGGGGGAGATTTCCGATGCCATGGAAAAGGTCTTTTCACGTTTTGTGGCCACTACCCAGTGTATTTCAGGCGTGTATGCGGAAAATGCCGACCCTCAAATTTTAGCCTCCCTGAGAAAGCGGACCGATGAGTTTGAGGAAAAAACAGGGCGCAGGCCCAGGATTCTTTTATCCAAAATGGGCCAGGACGGCCATGACAGGGGCGTCAAAGTCATTGCCACGGCCTATGCGGATTTTGGCTTTGATGTGGATTTAGGCCCCATGTTCCAGACACCTGAAGAGGCCGCTAAAATGGCGGTTGAAAATGATGTCCATGTGGTGGGGGTCTCCAGCCTGGCCGCCGGGCATAAAACCCTTGTGCCCCAGGTGATTGCCGCCTTGAAAAAAGAGGGCGCCTCGGATATCAAGGTGGTGGTCGGCGGTATTATCCCGCCGGGTGATTATGACTTTTTAACCCAGGCCGGTGCCTCTGAAATTTTCGGCCCGGGCACGGTGGTGACCGATTCCGCCAACAGAACTTTGAAAATTATCGGGGCCTGA
- the meaB gene encoding methylmalonyl Co-A mutase-associated GTPase MeaB, translating to MSPVDPDLLVQGIEARNRRMIAKTMTLMESRLPEHQALAHKVMEMLLPKTGNSVRLGITGVPGVGKSTFIENLGVSLADKGHQVAVLAVDPTSRRSRGSILGDKTRMEKLSAHENAFIRPSPAGSTLGGVAARTRETLLVCEAAGFDVILVETVGVGQSETAVASMVDFFLVLAIAGAGDELQGIKKGVLELADAIAINKADGDNLDRVKKTRQDLEMAMHLVAPDSLTWHTPVLTCSSVTHGGTEEIWKTVLDHRKKFRDTGEFDQRRKSQSLEWMWTLVDEGLKRRFQENEQIKMCIPEISREVEYQKISPSAAAKALLAYL from the coding sequence ATGTCCCCTGTTGATCCGGATCTGCTGGTTCAGGGAATAGAGGCCCGCAACCGGCGTATGATTGCCAAGACCATGACCTTGATGGAAAGCCGCCTGCCTGAACATCAGGCCCTGGCGCACAAGGTGATGGAGATGCTTTTGCCAAAGACCGGCAATTCCGTGCGTTTAGGGATTACCGGGGTACCCGGGGTGGGTAAATCCACCTTTATTGAAAATCTCGGGGTCAGCCTGGCAGACAAGGGCCATCAAGTGGCGGTGCTGGCTGTGGATCCCACAAGCCGACGCAGCCGGGGATCCATTCTCGGGGACAAGACCCGGATGGAAAAATTGTCTGCCCATGAAAATGCCTTTATAAGACCGTCTCCTGCCGGTTCCACCCTGGGAGGGGTGGCGGCCCGGACAAGGGAGACCCTGCTGGTCTGTGAGGCAGCAGGCTTTGATGTGATCCTGGTGGAAACCGTGGGCGTGGGGCAGTCTGAGACTGCCGTGGCTTCCATGGTGGATTTTTTTCTGGTCCTGGCCATTGCCGGGGCCGGGGACGAGCTCCAGGGGATAAAAAAGGGGGTGTTGGAGCTGGCCGATGCCATTGCCATCAACAAGGCGGACGGGGATAACCTGGACCGGGTGAAAAAAACCCGCCAGGACCTTGAAATGGCCATGCATTTGGTTGCACCGGACTCTTTAACCTGGCACACCCCCGTGCTGACCTGCTCGTCCGTGACCCATGGCGGCACAGAAGAGATCTGGAAGACCGTTCTGGATCACAGAAAAAAGTTCAGGGACACAGGCGAGTTTGACCAGAGAAGAAAAAGCCAGTCTTTGGAGTGGATGTGGACCCTGGTGGATGAGGGGCTCAAAAGACGATTCCAGGAAAATGAGCAGATCAAAATGTGTATTCCTGAGATTTCCCGGGAAGTGGAGTACCAGAAGATCTCGCCTTCGGCGGCAGCCAAGGCGTTGTTAGCATATTTATAA